GACTGGATTTCGCTAGCGTCTATTCGATCATCACTGTTCTGATCAATTTCTTTAAATGCGAGTTTCAAATGAGTTTCAGTGTCATGAATGTAAGAAATAAACTCTTGAAATGTAAGTGTTTCGTCTTTGTCCGTATCTCCTTTGGTCATAATTTTCTTAGCTGTTTTGCTTTTAGTATCTGTTTCATCTTTGCTTCCTTTTATGACACGACTAAGTTCAGCGACACTGATACGACCGTCTTTATCTATATCTAAATCGCTGAATAGTTTCCCGATACGTTCTCGATCGGTATCAGATAAATCAGACATTTTCAATATCCCTCTTTAACTTTAAAGAAAAATTCTGAAGAAAAAATACATCAGGATTATGGATGATTACTAACAAACTAATGAGCAATAATCATAACTCTACTATTTACTAGAAATCAATCATTTTTGTCATATGGAAATAAACGCACACATACGAAGCAACTTACAGTGATGATAATTGTAAACGTATGTGTAAAATCATTCATAAACTAAGTACATATCTTAGATATCAGCTAATAATAAGGTTAGAGTAGTTTAAAAGACCACCATTGTGCAAGCTACAGAAATAAGGACAACTTATCGTTGTCCTCATATAATAACCACtaatatgtaaaaaaaattacagCAGCAATAGAAACAAAACCCCATAATGGCCATTCAGCCTCATAACAACTTCCAAGAAAATTCTGATTGTCTTGATATAGGAATGACATTCACATCAGACTATCACCATAGACTTGCTTTGGAGCAGTTAGCTCACGACATATTTCGACACTGTTATAGGATTTAGACGCAACTGCATTTATGCTTGAAGATAACTTGACAGAAAAAGcatgaaatgtattttaatgaCGCATTTTAATTATTGATGAAAGAGAAAATGTGTTGGTTACGCACTTCATAGGGTAAATTTGAGCTAACCACATCCTTCCAACAAACAAGCGATGTTTTAGAGAAAACCATTTTGACAAGCACAGCTTCAGAAAAGAGTCGCTGATAGATACGTTCGAAAAAGTTTCTACTGAAGTATATACactttaaatgaaaaaattattagtaaaACATGCATATATAGATGCAAGCCTTCAAAGTCTTACACTTCTTGGTGTATTAACTTAAGGGGACTTTGTAATATTCACATAGCCAACTGATGAACTGTACTGAAGGGTTGGAACTAGCACAAGAACCTATCTCGTTTCGGTGAAGGAAGTTGACTTGTTAAGAGCATAGATCGCCTTAGCTAATCATATAAGAACATATAAACTTCGAATGACTCATTACTTTGTTGTTTGTGATGACAACGCAACAAACCCATCAACATACAAAATAAGGTCTTTTTTCGTGCCCTGACGCaatgaaaattacattcactGGGGCACTCAGAAATCACTTTTATTCCTGATACAGCAAAACTCAATGGGCGGAACCTTAGTAAGCTTTGGTGGGAGTGAATGGGTATACACAGATGCCTCGGTAACTAAATGGGACAATAGAATCGTGCAGTGAAAGTATGACCCAACCTCAAAAAGGAAATCATCTGTGGCCTTTAGTAACACTGAAAAAGTACTCGTCTTAGTGACTTCACATTAATTCATACTGACGGTTGAGTTAAAAAAAATAAGGGCAACGACGATGGACACATTTTGTTTAGGTCATACCTCTTCTCTCTTAATTTCCGTTTAGTTAGTCTACATCCGAATCTAACGTGTTGTTATTAGATATAACAAGCTGAGTTGACGAACTATAACACATCTGAAAGACAAAAATTCACTCCACTCCATACTCCTGATCATGAGACATCATTAAAGCTGAGTTAATCATGATTGTTTGTGAATAAGATGACGACAAGTGTATATCGCTCGATTTCTCACACATAATATGCTTAAGTAAGCTAGATATTTTACGGTTCTGAATACAATGATGCAGTGCGGTTCAACATTTCGGTTAGTAACATGTCCTTAAACTCTTACAATATCTACAGTGACAAATTTCATAAATTAAGAAAATGGGTTAGCTTTTGTTGCTGTATCGGTTTGTACGACCACAGAATCCCACTTCGACTGACTAGGCAGTAAACTGGTTACAGGCGGATTTCATAGCTGTATTGACAACAACAGGTCGCAGTAGCATATATGCCCCCaagtgccctggtacagccgagggtGGAAAGAGTTCGCTCTCCTTCTTGAAGTGCTGTCACATGGCCACATGTATACAGCCACTTCCATGAAAGTCCTAtccactgccttctcgaggcAAGGGTGTTATGTATGAAATCGAGAGGACTAAAAACGAATTTTCGGCGTCTTAATTGGCTTAGTGGGCACAGGGGTTCCACCTAGGAGTTAGAAGACTCttattcaaaaccaatggtgcacacgtgctccagaatcctgaaggaacaaatgacgtatgaaccaaccgttggtcaccggctaccatgggactgcgtctccttacgttgctccaccgcctcgtggaccagacctttaggtctaaggcttcaggtgtggtcccctaagaaaaccacctgcttcggtctaggcacccgggcagtatcacagcccacatacaaatcaagtgacttgtgtggcgcatatgtattgggtgcctctttgtaccaatatttatgtgttcaaataaataaataataaagtagCATGTGGCGTTGTGGTCGCTTTTGAAGGACATCACCTAAAATTTTCAACCACTGAAACTGCTTTCCTAAAATGTTTGGATCAGTGCAGCCTCGGTTGGAATTAAACACATGGGTTTTTTGACGCAGCCCTCCATAATAGAACATGTGGAGATAACACTAAAACCAGTCAAAAAAAGATATATACACAGAGGCTAATCCTATGTTTTTGTATCTGTACGAAACCGAAGAGTGGTTATTGTTTGTGTACTTCATATCAATTAGGCTCGAAAGGCTACCTGTTACTTGGAGGATGATTACATATAACGGGAGGTACAGATTAAAAAGCAAGAGACAACCGGAATGCTCAGATCACTGTATGGCAAGTAACAGAAATATGAAATCACAACTTCGTGAATATTTAAATCCAAAATTTGTAAAACGTTTGTCAATATACGTTAGTACTATaggtgtttttcggtaaatattACAAAAGTGACGCTTTAAATATTCTCAAATCGAATAAATATTAGGCTAACCACATGCAATACACCAGACTTTTATTCGCCAGTACTGTATATAAGTAGAGTAACAACCAAACTTTAGTTGCGgattacaaatattttattaacaCAGAAATGCAGGATAAGAACTGAAAAATACATAACAAGACGAAGAAATAGTACATAACTCAATACCGATACTTAGTCGAATAGTCTTTTGGAGAAACAACCAAACCCCGACCTTTTCTTGCACCCCTATACACCGTTTCAACAATATCTATAAATTCCTGTCCGTCGGCTATGGGCCAGttgattttattgttgttacCTGTCCCCAAGTCAATCATAATGTGTTTATTACGGTAAAAGAACATAACAGTGCAGGGATCGTACAACTCGTACATCTTGTTGAAATCTGGAACTTGAGTTATATCAACTAAGTACGTGATTGCGAAGTTCTTCACTCTCTCGGCGATTTTAAAAAGAGTTTCATCCATGACCATGCACGACGGATCCCAGTCGTGACCGAAGCGTATGATGACAACTCTGTCTTCTTCAGACAGTATAGCCTGGTCTACTTGCCAGCCATTTGTTAGGTGAGAAAGCATATAAGACATGTTTCCAACAATGAAAAACGAAAGGCGAGATAATTAACGAAACAATGACCTTGACTTTTCAAACGTCCCACTGTAGGACAGTCATAGGAGTTGTACTTTGGGGTGAAAAGGCAATAAATCTGAGCTATGTGTGTAAATCCATGTGATTTTTGTCCATATTTAATGttaaatatgttgctcttgtTTTTCAGATTGTGGTATTTGGTTTCGTAATGCACATGCAAACACGTCTTGGTTCCAACATATCCAGTACCTTTGTCGTGGGCTTTGTATGAATAGATTGATTTCTCTGTGTTCTCTTCTTTTCGTTTCGGCATGGTTTCAGGTATTTATTTGTGTCCAATATGTAGTGGTTTAGCCACTTGACGGCACTAATTCTAATCAGCTTACTAGTTATTTGTGGGTTTGTATATCTTGtggttattaattaattattaattaataatggctttattcaatattataatctggcacaatatagaattcccagcatgagttatttcaacaagttttttaaccaaaaaagcaaacaaaaaaacagaaaaggaataaaaaaaggtttaagaaaaactgagtttatacaaattatcgaatttgagacatgctcaagaatacaggttatttactaggtcgactctaacagcctgttcgtcacaaagtaaatttgctaggtaaggtattgaggatacgacggatattctagtttaacaactagcaaccagtagtatcttctatattcgatcgttcccggccaaaggaaatcagaagtcagacgagaagaggtaggaaagatatatttgatacgttatcaatatatcgaggaacctttattctaagctggctaatgaacgtaggagcagtgtcccacgtcgagttgaaacgtgatctggtacggatgcatgaccgaaaacCTTCAGTTagacaagtccacttaaacaacgtggtcagcatccaatgtcgaaacacttagaaagctattgattttggggaattatttacagctacagtattACAGAACTtctatagatttgcttgcgtgcatggattttaatgtatttacgtctcgttctaccagaagacatacaaggagaaagataggAATGAAGccgatggttagtatctgataagataacacctgccaagagtttgcaagacttaagatgtctatccacaagcatattaataatgacttcaaaagattcaccacataccttgcaaaacGCCTTCAGCActacgcaaaacagcaaagtcttttctcaaaagcccaggaaataataatggagaacaatataaaataataggtaatatgcaggaatttacaaattgtaagagtaaatggcgagtaatcccaaaagcatgcagcctctttatgtagtatatCAAACGGTATACTTTTTTCGAAAGCAGTAAAACATgtgaagaccaagaaagatcagaggaaaaaatgacaccaagatatttgaccttcgacactgtgtttatta
The sequence above is drawn from the Schistosoma mansoni strain Puerto Rico chromosome 3, complete genome genome and encodes:
- a CDS encoding putative mitosis protein dim1, with the protein product MSYMLSHLTNGWQVDQAILSEEDRVVIIRFGHDWDPSCMVMDETLFKIAERVKNFAITYLVDITQVPDFNKMYELYDPCTVMFFYRNKHIMIDLGTGNNNKINWPIADGQEFIDIVETVYRGARKGRGLVVSPKDYSTKYRY